One genomic window of Arachis stenosperma cultivar V10309 chromosome 10, arast.V10309.gnm1.PFL2, whole genome shotgun sequence includes the following:
- the LOC130957891 gene encoding uncharacterized protein LOC130957891 has translation MSNILAALEYWLVNHPTIKNFTWTPGKTMASTPQFLCFTILSYLSSIFILPQMKSLPSIPQSFLRPISAVHNTSLLLLSFVMALGCLLSTISHAPHVQWVICFPPQTKPTGPIFFWAYIFYLSKILEFMDTLLIILSNSIQRLSFLHVYHHSNVVIMCYIWLQTSQTLFPAVLFTNASVHVLMYAYYLSCALGVRPKWKKLVTNIQIMQFCSSFVVLSLMLYYHFTGSGCSGAWGWIFNVVFYSSLLVLFVDFHKKNYGSTANSKKKLTLNNVKHDYSKDLFCAYHIS, from the coding sequence atgagtaaCATATTGGCAGCATTAGAGTACTGGTTAGTGAACCACCCTACAATCAAGAACTTCACATGGACGCCAGGGAAAACCATGGCCTCAACTCCACAGTTTCTGTGCTTCACAATCCTCTCCTACCTGTCCTCCATCTTCATCCTCCCTCAGATGAAATCCCTGCCGTCCATCCCCCAATCATTCCTGAGGCCAATCTCAGCCGTCCACAACACAtccctcctcctcctctcctTCGTCATGGCCCTTGGCTGCCTCCTCTCCACCATCTCCCATGCACCTCACGTCCAATGGGTCATCTGCTTCCCACCCCAAACCAAGCCCACTGGGCCCATATTCTTTTGGGCCTACATCTTCTACCTCTCCAAGATCCTTGAGTTCATGGACACACTCCTCATCATCCTCAGCAACTCCATCCAACGGCTCTCGTTTCTCCACGTGTACCACCACTCCAACGTGGTCATCATGTGCTACATATGGTTGCAAACCTCGCAAACACTCTTCCCGGCGGTGCTCTTTACCAACGCCTCCGTGCATGTGCTAATGTACGCTTACTACTTATCGTGCGCGCTAGGAGTGAGACCTAAGTGGAAGAAGCTTGTGACGAATATccagatcatgcagttctgcTCCAGCTTCGTTGTTCTGAGTTTGATGCTTTACTACCACTTCACGGGTTCAGGGTGCTCTGGTGCTTGGGGTTGGATCTTCAATGTCGTTTTCTATTCCTCTCTTTTGGTCTTGTTCGTTGACTTTCACAAAAAGAATTATGGTAGTACTGCAAACTCCAAGAAAAAGCTTACTCTCAACAACGTTAAGCATGATTATTCCAAGGACTTGTTTTGTGCTTATCACATCTCATGA